Proteins encoded together in one Leishmania donovani BPK282A1 complete genome, chromosome 33 window:
- a CDS encoding DNAJ family-like protein, protein MSSANATSSTESGDGDRVQQRQRQQLSAGAGQSPHITKENIDSFNYFQLFGLATPTATSAAASTGGSGGGSDAAIPDIDVAAVRRVYRRLSLRFHPDKDDSEEARHAFEVVHTALETIIDPTKLAAYLKTLVEGSGAGGSRVPGEEARQRQRAHQAHVEAQWAATMLVQRAQERLAKEAAARQAAQEREEATQRLLSELTSSLNTPFQLMEAELVRDWDVDEEMVAIKTKEVTKVLRQLESADGAWASYLMHEGASRKRNREDTAR, encoded by the coding sequence ATGAGCTCCGCTAATGCCACATCTTCCACAGAGTCCGGGGATGGTGACAGAgtgcaacagcggcagcggcagcagctgagtGCTGGTGCTGGCCAGTCACCACACATCACGAAGGAGAACATCGATTCGTTCAACTACTTCCAGCTATTCGGTCTGGCTACTCCGACCGCTACCTCGGCGGCTGCCTCCACAGGAGGtagcggtggtggtagtgATGCCGCCATCCCTGACAtcgacgtggcggcggtgcgccgtgTGTACCGCCGTCTGAGCCTGCGCTTCCACCCGGACAAGGACGACTCTGAAGAGGCGCGCCACGCTTTCGAGGTGGTACATACGGCACTCGAGACGATTATCGACCCGACGAAGCTTGCTGCCTATCTTAAAACTCTCGTTGAAGgcagtggtgctggcggcagTCGCGTCCCCGGTGAGGAGGCGCGCCAGCGTCAACGAGCGCATCAGGCTCATGTCGAGGCCCAGTGGGCAGCCACGATGCTTGTGCAGCGGGCGCAGGAACGTCTGgcaaaggaggcggcggcgcggcaggctGCCcaggagcgggaggaggcaACGCAAAGACTTCTGTCCGAGCTGACGAGTTCGTTGAACACACCGTTTCAGTtgatggaggcggagctggtcCGCGACTGGGACGTGGATGAGGAAATGGTGGCAATAAAAACCAAGGAGGTGacgaaggtgctgcgccaacTGGAGTCGGCCGACGGTGCGTGGGCGTCTTACCTAATGCACGAAGGAGCGTCGCGCAAGCGAAACCGCGAGGACACGGCACGGTGA
- a CDS encoding minichromosome maintenance (MCM) complex subunit, putative yields the protein MLTNRTLTEEQTIIRRHFTDFFESERYEEKYHARIQAMIVAGKARLLLDIGDFLDYVPISAGGDGGDGAGTGGAGSELGLSLGANIIRQPSKYIPLLELALHDVVLRQQPEYLKVDYRSRAVHAGFEGPVGRVLSPRELYARHLNTMVALEGIVTRQSTNRPRVLETVHYCVETNKFTKKEFRDQLTPMIDSSHLPTVNVMPKTDIEGHALRTELGLCTFMDSQCAVLQEAPERAPTGQLPRNVEVRFDDDLVDAVKPGDRVLLVGVYMPYTTSDSKSFQSIVLVNHVVPTQAFTFLSRPIPSVEDRLTRFAQRCAEQLGPGGVLETLSKAVAPTIYGMTAAKQAILLMMVGGVERKSHNSHVRGDINVLLVGEPSTAKSQLLRFVLGIAPLALSTTGKGSSGVGLTAAVATDSYTGERSLSAGAMVLADRGILCIDEFDKMGSQDRVAMHEAMEQQTVTIAKAGIHASLNARCSVLAAANPIYGFYSVQHRLAFNVGLPESLLSRFDLTFIILDQHASDYNRRIGYHILRNHMTAEAVRYDEVDSRTVVDSVEAGSGRESSGAELDGRDGRRGGRGVDGEDGGSGESRLDLRMTTNSTGESIVSIDFLRTFLQMAKRGSPLLTEVSRDLVCQHYVQLRAEQQDGGRDGFFITPRTLDAIVRLCTAHAKLRLSPTVEESDVTAAMALLRASVNAATTATQQRKDDNQLSLSEAAAGVAGAALAPGQKRPNAAMEVVGAQNRASKAGAYLSSGTEEYVADKASGRSSHQRLRTESALVGDSGRASGEAAAAVSDAAPAVTTGIFSNAAVAAVDINLSRRVIEALKQLQREQRDGVSLDELHERLGGHTISAESLKLSVMQLQGDAFIFESTEDGGSNTIQFI from the coding sequence ATGCTCACCAATCGCACTCTGACGGAGGAGCAGACGATTATTCGGCGGCACTTCACCGACTTCTTCGAGAGTGAGCGCTATGAAGAGAAGTACCATGCACGCATCCAGGCGATGATCGTTGCTGGCaaggcgcggctgctgctagACATTGGCGACTTCCTCGACTATGTCCCCAtcagcgccggcggagatggtggcgacggcgccggcactgGTGGGGCTGGCAGCGAGCTGGGACTGTCGCTGGGTGCCAACATTATCCGCCAGCCAAGCAAGTATATTCCTCTTTTGGAGTTAGCTCTTCATGATGTCGTACTTCGGCAGCAGCCCGAGTACCTAAAAGTCGACTACCGCTCTCGCGCCGTGCACGCCGGCTTCGAGGGCCCCGTTGGTCGCGTTCTGTCGCCACGCGAGCTCTACGCGCGTCACCTGAACACTATGGTCGCGCTAGAGGGCATCGTGACGCGGCAGTCGACGAACCGGCCGCGCGTTCTCGAGACGGTGCACTACTGCGTCGAGACGAACAAGTTCACAAAGAAGGAGTTCCGAGATCAGCTGACGCCGATGATCGACAGCTCGCATCTGCCTACGGTGAACGTGATGCCCAAGACGGACATTGAGGGCCACGCCCTGCGCACAGAGCTTGGCTTGTGCACCTTCATGGACTCGCAgtgtgcggtgctgcaggaggcacCGGAGCGCGCACCGACCGGGCAGTTGCCCCGCAACGTCGAAGTGCGCTTTGATGACGACCTCGTCGACGCTGTGAAGCCGGGCGATCGCGTACTGCTTGTCGGTGTGTACATGCCATACACGACGTCGGACAGCAAGAGCTTCCAGTCCATCGTGCTGGTGAACCACGTCGTGCCGACGCAGGCCTTCAccttcctctcccgcccCATCCCATCCGTGGAGGATCGGCTCACTCGCTTTGCGCAAAGGTGTGCCGAGCAGCTGGGCCCCGGTGGCGTACTGGAGACACTCTCCAAGGCAGTTGCCCCTACCATCTACGGCATGACCGCTGCGAAGCAGGCCATCTTACTGATGATGGTTGGCGGTGTGGAGCGCAAGTCGCACAACTCGCACGTGCGTGGTGACATCAACGTCCTCCTCGTTGGTGAGCCGTCGACAGCCAAGTCGCAGCTGCTACGCTTTGTCCTCGGCATCGCACCGCTCGCCCTGAGTACGACCGGCAAGGGCTCCTCCGGTGTCGGGCtgacggcggccgtggcgacgGACAGCTACACGGGCGAGCGGTCGCTGAGCGCTGGGGCGATGGTGCTGGCGGACCGCGGCATCCTCTGCATTGACGAGTTCGATAAGATGGGCTCGCAAGACCGGGTAGCGATGCATGAAGCGATGGAGCAGCAGACGGTCACGATCGCCAAGGCTGGCATTCACGCATCGCTGAATGCCCGGTGCAGCGtgttggcggcagcgaaccCCATTTACGGCTTCTACagcgtgcagcaccgcttgGCATTCAACGTCGGCCTGCCCGAGTCTCTGCTCTCCCGTTTCGACTTGACCTTCATCATTTTAGATCAGCATGCTTCGGACTACAACCGTCGCATTGGCTATCACATTCTGCGCAACCACATGACCGCGGAGGCCGTCAGGTACGACGAAGTCGACTCACGGACGGTGGTTGACAGCGTCGAGGCCGGCAGCGGACGTGAAAGCAGCGGAGCCGAGCTGGACGGCCGTGATGGGCGTCGGGGTGGTCGGGGCGTAGACGGCGAGgatggtggcagcggtgaaAGCCGTCTTGACTTGCGCATGACGACGAACAGCACCGGTGAGTCGATTGTCAGCATCGACTTTTTGCGAACCTTTCTGCAGATGGCAAAGCGCgggtcgccgctgctgaccgAGGTGTCGCGCGATCTCGTGTGCCAGCACtacgtgcagctgcgcgcggagcagcaggaTGGCGGGCGCGACGGTTTTTTCATCACCCCGCGTACGCTTGACGCAAttgtgcgtctgtgcacTGCGCACGCCAAGCTTCGCCTCTCGCCGACGGTGGAGGAGTCGgacgtgacggcggcgatggctcTCCTGCGGGCCTCCGTGAacgccgcgacgacggcgacgcagcagcgcaaggaTGACAATCAACTTTCGCTctcggaggcggccgccggtgTTGCTGGAGCGGCACTGGCGCCTGGTCAGAAGCGTCCAAACGCCGCcatggaggtggtgggggcaCAGAACCGCGCGAGCAAGGCAGGCGCCTacctcagcagcggcaccgaggaGTACGTCGCCGACAAGGCGTCAGGCAGGAGCTCGCATCAACGTCTGCGCACCGAAAGCGCCCTcgtcggcgacagcggtCGTGCTagcggcgaagcggcggcagctgtcTCAGATGCGGCACCTGCAGTCACTACTGGCATCTTCAGTAACGCCGCAGTTGCTGCAGTCGACATCAATCTCAGTCGGCGCGTGATCGAAGCGCTGAAGCAACTGCAGCGCGAGCAACGAGATGGCGTGTCACTGGATGAGCTACATGAGCGCCTAGGTGGGCACACGATCTCGGCAGAGTCGCTGAAGCTCTCCGTGATGCAGCTGCAAGGGGACGCCTTCATCTTTGAGAGTACcgaagacggcggcagcaacacgATCCAGTTCATTTAA
- a CDS encoding mitochondrial processing peptidase alpha subunit, putative: MLAASRLARGVAETVTRESFTISRLTNGLRVITCEDGNGITGMGLFSLNGPKFEEAGSFGAAAVMESLPLRSNARMTTETISQSLGVFGNAYKVTNNREAMSVMLMMPRYHQKEGLDVLNGMWLHPTENDEEFAVAKAQTLHRSSLMSRDATSMLFELVHKAGWSGRGLGNPLSPTEQQLEQLTLERFHAFHRRYTTPERTVLAATGVADHKAFVQEAEVRLQFPQSTAPSLLSSSAETANKAAAATAQLHPYTGGCEYVQNTTAPESMNKFQEKNLSHMALFFQAIPMAHPDYFTFSVIQTLLGGGTSFSSGGPGKGMQTKLFREVLNREPNLHGMECITAWYSDGGLIGLYGSAPHEHVSNLLKIMIFQAASISQRITPVHLEMAKNQLSSQLILLGEGREQLLNDMGFNLLVHNYTITPQETIQGSAQVTMARLHEVSAQLVEHPVTFAVYGETKGMPEYHQLVQALKKSYASLNKSTPA; encoded by the coding sequence ATGCTCGCTGCGAGTCGCCTTGCCCGCGGCGTTGCCGAGACGGTCACGCGCGAGAGCTTCACCATATCCCGTCTTACGAACGGCCTGCGCGTCATCACATGCGAAGACGGCAACGGCATCACCGGCATGGGGCTTTTCTCCTTGAACGGCCCCAAGTtcgaggaggcggggagctttggcgctgcggcggtgatggagtCACTtccgctgcgcagcaacgCGCGCATGACGACCGAGACGATTAGCCAGTCGCTCGGTGTCTTCGGCAACGCGTACAAGGTGACCAACAACCGCGAGGCCATGTCCGTCATGCTCATGATGCCGCGCTACCACCAGAAGGAAGGGCTCGATGTACTGAACGGGATGTGGCTGCACCCAACCGAGAACGACGAGGAGTTCGCcgtggcgaaggcgcagaCCCTGCACCGCAGCTCTCTCATGAGTCGAGACGCGACGAGCATGCTGTTCGAGCTTGTCCACAAGGCCGGCTGGAGCGGTCGTGGGCTCGGCAACCCGCTCTCCCcgacggagcagcagctggaacAGCTGACACTGGAGAGGTTCCACGCCTTCCACCGCCGCTACACCACGCCGGAGCGgacggtgctggcggcgacgggtGTGGCGGATCACAAGGCGTTTGTACAGGAAGcggaggtgcggctgcagttCCCTCAATCGACGGCGCCATCCCTCCTTTCGTCTAGCGCAGAGACGGCGAACaaggcagctgctgcgacagcTCAGCTTCACCCGTACACGGGCGGCTGCGAGTACGTGCAGaacacgacggcgccggagTCCATGAACAAGTTTCAGGAAAAGAACCTTAGCCACATGGCCCTCTTCTTCCAGGCCATCCCAATGGCCCACCCCGACTATTTCACCTTCTCGGTCATTCAAACACTGCtgggcggcggcacctcgtTCAGCTCTGGCGGCCCTGGCAAGGGCATGCAAACCAAGCTGTTTCGTGAGGTGCTGAACCGGGAGCCGAACCTGCACGGCATGGAGTGCATTACGGCGTGGTACAGCGATGGTGGCTTGATCGGCCTCTACGGCTCTGCGCCACACGAGCACGTGAGCAACCTCTTAAAGATCATGATTTTCCAGGCGGCGTCGATTAGCCAGCGCATCACCCCGGTGCACCTGGAGATGGCCAAAAACCAGCTAAGCTCGCAGCTCATCCtgttgggggaggggcgtgaACAGTTGCTGAACGACATGGGCTTCAACCTTCTCGTGCACAACTACACGATTACGCCGCAGGAGACTATTCAGGGCAGCGCTCAGGTGACAATGGCACGTCTCCACGAGGTGAGTGCGCAGCTGGTTGAGCACCCGGTGACGTTTGCCGTGTACGGGGAGACGAAGGGGATGCCGGAGTACCATCAGCTAGTCCAGGCTCTGAAGAAGTCGTATGCGTCCCTGAACAAGAGCACACCGGCGTGA
- a CDS encoding enoyl-CoA hydratase/Enoyl-CoA isomerase/3-hydroxyacyl-CoA dehydrogenase, putative codes for MEHKLRESVPREVRAPYRAIEAVKLAVTHSCRFDRRRSVPSSNGAEQNDAAAAYTAAERALFESCLLLPETQAMQHLMRASQRTSMSWERKWISQQRPVPGLAIINDRSSAVHVAVSPPVSAASVSDLHTDDGTARLGLKKVAVIGAGTMGTSIALMLLRQSEIEVILVEADAQRQAVARHAIEDYLRSRVEAHRLSKHRFDDMLHRLRVTGSCIAPFPPVLADADLVFECAPEVAAIKQNILAGLDSVCKRSTILATGSSAQDVNELAAVTQRPGQVLGIHFFPPANESPLVEVIRGAATEGWVVERVMHLLCQLDKYPILSVSRHGYVGTRLLLTALYQAYAMLEDGCFPLQIDSVLRKDFHFTRGLFELEDIMGLDVIAMARASMMAVAARASGSSVPTPKRVGIEPSVPSAFELSNAWCPPSRPVFDIPNALVAAGALGRKTREGWYKYLTPQEASLGYRLRHPIASWLWTGSAPNRLGTGNTAKDGSAAGATTAAGCASMLLDASTTPLVAASSAASRERYPLVSLSSLIRQHNYSIEYRTIDCSKRRRVTRRPFCEEEIFERIVFAMINEAAKIMADGIVTNAADIDCISVYGFGFPAWKGGLCYYADHVAGIDKVVRKMQVYQRALGSEEFPAPCLALREMQVKGMTFASMFK; via the coding sequence ATGGAGCACAAGCTGCGCGAATCTGTGCCGCGCGAGGTTCGGGCTCCGTACCGCGCGATCGAGGCGGTGAAGCTGGCCGTCACGCACAGCTGCCGTTTCGACAGACGCCGGAGCGTTCCGAGCTCGAACGGTGCCGAGCAAAacgacgccgcggctgcatacacggcggcggagcgggcgCTGTTCGAGTCTTGTCTTCTTCTGCCTGAGACGCAGGCAATGCAGCACCTGATGCGTGCGTCGCAACGGACATCGATGTCGTGGGAGAGGAAATGGATCAGCCAGCAGCGCCCGGTGCCAGGACTGGCGATTATCAACGATCGCAGTTCGGCAGTGCATGTCGCGGTGAGCCCTCCCGTCTCGGCGGCCTCCGTGTCCGACCTCCATACAGACGACGGCACGGCGCGACTGGGACTGAAGAAGGTGGCTGTCATTGGTGCCGGCACCATGGGAACGTCGATTGCACtcatgctgctgcggcagtcgGAGATCGAGGTCATCTTGGTGGAGGCGGACGCTCAGCGGCAGGCAGTAGCCCGCCATGCCATCGAAGACTACCTGCGCAGCCGTGTCGAGGCACACCGATTATCAAAACACCGCTTCGACGACATGCTGCACCGACTGCGCGTGACGGGCAGCTGCATAGCCCCGTTCCCTCCTGTCCTTGCGGATGCTGATCTCGTCTTCGAGTGTGCGCCGGAGGTTGCGGCGATCAAGCAGAACATCCTCGCCGGCCTCGACTCTGTCTGCAAGCGCTCCACGATCCTTGCAACGGGCTCATCGGCGCAGGACGTGAATGAGCTCGCAGCCGTGACGCAGCGCCCTGGTCAGGTGCTCGGCATACACTTCTTCCCCCCCGCAAACGAGTCCCCGCTGGTGGAGGTGATccgtggcgctgcgacgGAGGGGTGGGTCGTGGAGCGCGTGATGCACCTGTTGTGCCAACTTGACAAGTACCCGATTCTATCTGTTAGTCGTCACGGCTACGTTGGgactcggctgctgctcaccgCCCTCTACCAAGCGTACGCAATGCTGGAGGACGGCTGCTTCCCGCTACAGATCGACAGTGTGCTGCGCAAGGATTTCCACTTCACTCGTGGCCTCTTTGAACTGGAGGACATCATGGGCCTTGATGTGATCGCCATGGCGCGCGCCTCCATGATGGCAGTGGCAGCTCGCGCGAGCGGCAGCTCGGTACCGACGCCCAAGAGGGTAGGCATTGAGCCGAGCGTGCCAAGCGCCTTTGAGCTCAGCAACGCGTGGTGCCCTCCGAGTCGGCCTGTCTTTGACATCCCAAACGCTCtcgttgctgctggcgccCTAGGCCGCAAAACGCGAGAAGGTTGGTACAAGTATTTGACACCGCAGGAGGCAAGTCTGGGGTatcgcctgcgccaccctATCGCCTCCTGGCTGTGGACCGGATCTGCGCCAAACCGCCTGGGCACCGGCAATACCGCCAAGGACGGATCTGCTGcaggcgccaccaccgctgcaggcTGCGCGTCCATGTTGTTGGACGCTTCCACGACACCGTTGGTGGCAGCTtcgagcgcggcgtcgcgcgAGCGATACCCACTGGTCAGCTTGTCATCTCTTATTCGGCAGCATAACTACTCCATCGAGTACCGCACAATCGACTGCAGCAAGCGGCGTCGCGTGACTCGCCGGCCATtctgcgaggaggagatctTTGAGCGCATCGTGTTCGCCATGATAAACGAGGCGGCCAAAATCATGGCAGACGGCATCGTTACCAACGCGGCTGACATTGACTGCATCTCTGTCTACGGGTTTGGCTTCCCGGCGTGGAAGGGCGGGCTGTGCTACTACGCGGATCATGTGGCGGGGATCGACAAAGTCGTACGCAAGATGCAGGTGTACCAGCGCGCGCTCGGCTCGGAGGAGTTTCCGGCGCCGTGTTTGGCGTTAAGGGAGATGCAGGTGAAGGGCATGACGTTTGCCTCCATGTTCAAGTAA
- a CDS encoding dynein intermediate chain, putative translates to MSSFLSLSSRRNQQPHSRDSVTNATSVTTATPTSGGGSGPMHKSSSSSSRASVQHSRPIKVVSSTSREEVRKRPHEMRAEVEGIIHVLDGGINRTPLPLQQRQSLLSGVPHELQLLSSGGTAGSRQEATQEAGSTVNLMCGELGSSFMHSSFMLSTSRRSSVKPDSMAVNAQTQSKGSSETGDHGSGVGRRTTGGDIRSLDSSLQSLSFACDHRISDRSLSVYDSPSMRRRSIAVAGNAADAPLPRLAQRNTLLEEATYAPPAPLTATEKAAWRKATTTVVLTETPTIFLYAHQDEAVSNEHADKVTTVVARNSEYAAVEETYRTDEGTQFHSTGAITMRAPMKSVQTEVQPPARKDSGALQVTPWMLKDAYAAALEAAEDAEEDTQEERQQQAGDAATEAAGGGAGTNVEDALRDGDNIDGDGSLEDDNQSSENGQSTLMSSETVTHTMSSDGGMANSAKVATGASATTAGVAASRQWMLAETLLSTLRIMERAVVQNNMEVVQLAYRGITVETFDQGTGTGAANGAAIPASTANAPAPATAMRALTAVPGPVPAAISVHTTSLPGIPADAPAATPGVGGEAAATADGKPAGRVIDAESRQPDDAAKLTSCAAVAFIDAPPVRLSEGICLLWRFGSPQLTRDRGVACMTWNRRESDMLAVGYTARRRSLPQGDAGRRASDSSSVMAYKRAQGQEAHGMVCCWSLKNPLAPELVLYLRGEADVTALAFSVEHPSLLAVGSSTGEIVVYDIQHDVLLPSIAPAAVGATGGQHTGSIWELQWVPKGKEHGEFLTSISADGRVVQWAVGKSIERVPPDLMHLQRQPGMQVEKAFVAGVAEAEAEAAAAVLAESAVGGKGCQKTQHRKSTQKSGAGTATIRTAGGGGAAEEAILSRQCGGMCFDICPSDTAVYIVGTEDGSVLQCSKSQTENYDFEYESHAELVYRVRWSPYSAAYFLTCSADWTSRLYKVGTRKAQLRFHSVRQDAVQDVAWSHTNALTFATVTAQGNAEVWTIMDAMHPRANVEYRDHRRLSAVLFAEQETPVLVVGDEEGDVTVFRLDGSSYNRGDVTDDEQEAWLKEAVRKQLT, encoded by the coding sequence ATGAGCAGCTTTCTTTCGCTCTCGTCGCGCCGTAATCAGCAGCCTCACAGCCGTGACAGTGTTACGAATGCGACGAGTGTCACAACAGCCACGCCAACCAGTGGTGGCGGTAGCGGCCCCATGCAcaagtcgtcgtcgtcgtcgtcgcgggcATCGGTGCAACACAGCAGGCCCATCAAGGTGGTATCGTCAACCTCTCGCGAGGAAGTGCGGAAGCGCCCACATGAAATGCGCGCTGAGGTGGAGGGCATCATCCACGTGCTCGATGGTGGCATCAACcgaacgccgctgcccctgcagcagcgacagagcCTTCTCAGTGGAGTGCCGCATGAACTGCAGCTGCtaagcagcggcggcaccgctggaAGTCGCCAGGAGGCGACTCAGGAGGCGGGCAGCACGGTGAACCTCATGTGCGGTGAGCTGGGCAGCTCTTTCATGCACTCGTCTTTCATGCTCAGCACgagcagacgcagcagcgtgaaGCCCGACTCAATGGCGGTGAACGCCCAAACCCAGAGCAAGGGGAGCAGCGAGACTGGTgaccacggcagcggcgtcggccgaCGCACCACTGGGGGCGACATCCGCAGCCTTGATTCGAGCCTTCAGTCGCTTTCCTTCGCCTGTGACCACCGCATCTCGGATCGCTCGTTGTCCGTGTACGACTCCCCGTCCATGCGAAGACGCAGTATCGCTGTCGCTGgcaacgccgccgatgcACCGCTCCCCAGACTCGCTCAGCGCAACACGCTGCTAGAGGAGGCCACCTACGCCCCCCCTGCGCCGCTGACAGCAACTGAGAAAGCGGCATGGCGCAAGGCAACCACCACCGTCGTTCTCACCGAGACCCCGACCATCTTCCTCTACGCTCATCAGGACGAGGCCGTGTCAAACGAGCACGCTGACAAGGTCACCACCGTCGTGGCGCGCAACAGCGAGTATGCGGCCGTCGAGGAGACGTACCGCACCGACGAGGGCACGCAGTTTcacagcaccggcgccatCACCATGCGCGCGCCAATGAAGTCGGTGCAGACCGAGGTGCAACCGCCGGCGAGGAAGGACAGCGGGGCTCTGCAGGTGACCCCATGGATGCTGAAGGACGCgtacgcggcggcgctggaggcggcagaggacgcggaggaggataCCCAGGAggagcgacagcagcaggcgggTGACGCAGCTACCGAGGCggctggtggcggtgccggcacAAATGTCGAAGACGCCCTGCGTGACGGAGATAacatcgacggcgacggcagcctAGAAGACGATAACCAAAGCAGCGAGAATGGGCAGTCCACCTTGATGTCGTCGGAAACAGTGACGCATACGATGAGCAGCGATGGGGGCATGGCAAACAGTGCCAAAGTCGCTACTGGGGCCTCGGCCACGACTGCTGGCGTGGCAGCGAGCAGGCAGTGGATGCTGGCGGAGACGTTGCTTTCCACGCTGCGCATCATGGAgcgtgcggtggtgcagaACAAcatggaggtggtgcagctcgCCTATCGCGGTATCACAGTGGAGACCTTTGACCAAGGTACGGGGACGGGTGCAGCGAACGGAGCGGCCATTCCCGCTTCTACCGCCAACGCTCCTGCCCCCGCGACTGCGATGCGTGCGCTAACGGCGGTACCGGGGCCCGTGCCAGCGGCTATCAGCGTGCACACCACCTCTCTGCCAGGAATCCCGGCCGACGCCCCTGCCGCGACTCCAGGGGTtggaggagaggcagcggcgacggcggacGGAAAGCCGGCTGGGCGGGTGATTGACGCGGAGAGCAGACAACCGGATGATGCGGCGAAACTCACATCATGCGCAGCCGTGGCCTTCATCGACGCCCCGCCGGTGCGACTCAGCGAGGGGATTTGCCTTCTCTGGCGTTTTGGCTCGCCGCAGCTTACGCGCGATCGCGGTGTGGCGTGCATGACGTGGAACCGGCGTGAGAGTGACATGCTGGCGGTGGGTTACACCGCGCGCCGGCGATCGTTGCCGCagggcgacgccggcagAAGGGCTAGCGATAGCTCGTCGGTCATGGCATACAAACGAGCTCAGGGTCAGGAGGCGCACGGGATGGTGTGCTGCTGGTCACTCAAGAACCCACTGGCTCCGGAGCTCGTCCTGTACCTGCGCGGCGAAGCTGACGTCACGGCCCTCGCCTTTTCTGTTGAGCACCCAAGCCTGCTTgccgtcggcagcagcactggcgAGATTGTCGTCTACGACATCCAGCACGACGTCTTGCTCCCTTCTATCGctcccgccgccgtcggcgcgaCCGGCGGCCAGCACACCGGCTCTATCTGGGAGCTGCAGTGGGTGCCGAAGGGAAAGGAGCACGGCGAGTTCCTCACGTCCATCTCCGCTGACGGCCGCGTTGTGCAATGGGCGGTGGGCAAGTCGATTGAGCGCGTCCCACCGGATCTCatgcacctgcagcgccagccggGGATGCAGGTAGAGAAAGCCTTTGTCGCTGGtgtcgcggaggcggaggcggaggcggctgcggcagtgtTGGCCGAGTCCGCGGTGGGCGGTAAAGGCTGTCAGAAGACGCAGCACCGAAAGTCGACTCAGAAGAGCGGTGCCGGGACTGCGACTATTCGaaccgccggtggcggcggcgctgcggaggaggcgatccTGTCTCGGCAATGCGGGGGCATGTGCTTCGATATTTGCCCTTCGGACACGGCGGTGTACATCGTCGGCACCGAGGACGGCTCCGTTCTGCAGTGCAGCAAGAGCCAGACGGAGAACTACGACTTCGAGTACGAGTCACACGCGGAGCTGGTGTACCGCGTTCGGTGGTCGCCCTACAGCGCGGCATACTTTCTCACCTGCTCGGCGGACTGGACGTCGCGTCTGTACAAGGTCGGCACGAgaaaggcgcagctgcgctttCACAGCGTCCGGCAAGACGCCGTACAGGACGTGGCGTGGTCGCACACGAACGCTCTCACCTTTGCcacggtgacggcgcaggGCAACGCCGAGGTGTGGACGATCATGGATGCCATGCACCCCCGCGCCAATGTCGAGTACCGTGACCACCGCCGTCTCAGCGCTGTCCTTTTCGCAGAGCAGGAGACACCCGTGCTCGTCGttggcgacgaggagggcgacgtgACGGTGTTCCGGCTGGACGGATCGTCGTACAACCGCGGGGACGTCACAGATGACGAGCAGGAGGCGTGGCTGAAAGAGGCGGTCCGGAAGCAGCTTACGTAA